Genomic DNA from Salinibacter pepae:
GCGGCGTCCATCGCGATGTGGTAGCTCTTGCTGTGCGCCACGATCGTCACGTCGTCGCCCTCCCGCGCCACGCGGGCCGAGCCGATCGGGATCGTGTAGTCGCTTTCCTCGCTCACCTCCCGCTTCATGCCGTACATGAGCTCACTCTCGAGGAAGACCACCGGGTCGTCGTCCCGGATGGCCGTCTTGAGCAGCCCCTTGCCGTCGTCGGGCACGGAGGGCGACACGACCTTCAGGCCGGGAATGTTTGAGTAGAGCGCCTCCGTGGAGTTGGAGTGGGTGGCCCCGAGCTGCCCGGCCGCCCCGTTGGGGCCGCGGAAGACAATCGGGATGTCGAACTGGCCGCCCGACATGTAGCGCATGTTGGGCGCGTTGTTGATGACCTGGTCGAAGGCCACGAACGAGAAGTTAAACGTCATGAACTCGACGATGGGCCGGAGTCCGTTCATCGCCGCCCCGATGCCGAGCCCCGCAAATCCGAGCTCGCTAATCGGCGAGTCGATGACCCGGTCGGACCCGAAGTGATCGAGCATGCCCTTGCTTACCTTGTAGGCGCCATCGTACTCGGCCACCTCTTCCCCAATGAGGAAGATGTCGTCGTCGCGCTCCATTTCCTCGGTCATTGCTTCCCGGAGCGCCGTGCGGAATTCCAGCGTAGCCATATTCAAGTGCGTGTTTCGAAGTGCAAATGTCGAATGGGGAGAGCGGGGAGGGGCGGGCCGTCGGTCCGGCCCCAACACTCAGACGTTCACGGGACCTAGGCGATGAAGGGGTAGTCCTCCTGCGTGTAAATGTCGTCGTAGATGGCCTCTTCGTCCGGGAAGGACGCCTCGTTTGCCGCGTCGATGGCGTCTTTGACCCGCTCCTTCACCTCCTCGTCGATCGCCTCCATATCGGCCTCGGTGGCCAGGCCCCGGTCGAGGATGTAGTCCTGGAGGCGGTTGATGGCATCTTGGCTCTGGCGCTGATCGAGCTCGCCCTCCCCCCGGTACTCGGCCGGGTCGGTGATGGAGTGGCCCTGGTAGCGGTACGTGCGCACCTCCAGGAGCGACGGCTGCCCCTGCCGGGCGTAGTTCTCCACGTGGTCCCTCACCGCCTTGTTGACGCTGAACACGTCCATGCCACTGGCCAGGGACGCGGGGAAGTCGAAGTTGTAGCCGTGCTTGAAGAGGTCGGGCTTGCTGAAGGCGCGGTCCACGGCCGTGCCCATCGCGTACTGGTTGTTCTCGCAGACAAAGACGATGGGCAGTTCGTAGATGCCGGCCAGGTTGCACGCCTCGCGGAACGCCCCCTGGTGCATCGCCCCGTCCCCGAAGAAGCAGAGGCACACGTTGTCCTCCCCCCGATACTTGTGCGCGAAGGCGAGGCCCGCGCCGAGCGGCAGGTGGGCGCCGACGATCGCGTGCCCCCCCATCATTTTCTTCTCGGCGTCGAAGAAGTGCATCGAGCCGCCCTTCCCCTTGGAGCAGCCCGTCTCTTTGCCAAACAGCTCCGCCATGCCCTCCTCGGGCGTGATGCCCATCGCCAGCCCCATGCCGTGGTCGCGGTAGGCGGTAATGACCGAGTCGTCTCCCAGCTCAATGGCGTTGACGCTGCCGGTCGAGACCGCCTCCTGCCCAATGTAGAGGTGCAGGAAGCCCGAGATTTTCTGGCGCTGATACATCTGGCGACACCGGTTCTCGAAGCGCCGCTGCAGCAGCATGTTGCGGAGCAGGTCGAGCACCTCATCGTCCGCAATGCCCAGCTCGTCGTGCCCGTACGTGTCGGCGGGATAGGTCTCGTAGGTGACCGTTTCTTCGAGCGGCCCCTCGGGAATGTCGATGGTCTGCCGGGTGGCCGCCCCGCCCGCGGGCGACTCGGACTCCTCTTCCGAGAGCGGGCTCGGGCGCTTCTCGGTGGTTGCGGCGCCGGTGGAGGTGCCGTTGGCACTTCCGGTGGCCGGGGCCCCCGTGCCCGCTCCCTCAAGGGCATTCTGGATGTCTTGGGCGTAGGCCGGGCCGATGCCGGACAGGTCTTCCAGCGACTCTACGTCTCGCAGGTCGGCGAGGCTCGTGACGCCGGCCTGCTTGAGTCGGGACGCGTGCGGGAACCCCTCCGGAAAGTCGGCTCCCCCGTTGAGGCTTCCATTCGAACCGGAACTGGAGTTTGGGGCCGAGGTGTCATCAGCCATGACAAGCGGCGAGGTTGGGTGAGTAGAATCATGCGTCGGCGAGTGCCGGCCCCGTGAGTCAGGAGCAACACCGGACAGTCGCCGCGTGAAGCTGGACGGATGTACAATGCCAGCTGAAGAAGCAATTTTGTCAAACCCTTGTATCTTACTATTCCCCCCTCGGTTTCAACACATCCACGCCCGCTGAAACCCGTTTTCCATTAAAACCTGCCGGCGGACTCGGAAATGCCCCGGTGCATCATTTATGTAGACTTCCCCTGTCGGCATACGGTCCGTCAACGGCCGCGCCGCGGCCGGTTCCGCACCCTCGTCCGTTCTCACGCTTTTCCCTCTCCTCCGGTGCCCGACCCGCCTCCGTCCTCCTCCGACGCGTCCCCGCCCGACGCCCTGGTCATCATCCCCACCTACAACGAGGCCGATAACATTAGCCCGGTAATCGACCAGGTGCTGGAGCAGTCGCCCCCTCTTTCTGTCCTCGTCGTGGACGACAACTCGACCGACGGGACCGCCGACCTCGTGCGGTCAAAGAAGACGGATGCGCCCGACCGGGTTCACCTGATCGAGCGAAGCGGCAAGCTGGGCCTGGGCACCGCCTACCTCCGCGGCTTCCGGTACGCCCTGGCGCAGGACTACACCTACATCTGCGAGATGGACGCCGACCGCTCCCACGACCCCAACGACCTGCCGCGCCTCATCGAGCCCGTGCAGAACGGGGAGGTGGCCCTCGCCATCGGGTCGCGGTACGTGGAGGGGGTGCGCGTGATCAACTGGCCGCTCTCTCGCCTCG
This window encodes:
- the pdhA gene encoding pyruvate dehydrogenase (acetyl-transferring) E1 component subunit alpha → MADDTSAPNSSSGSNGSLNGGADFPEGFPHASRLKQAGVTSLADLRDVESLEDLSGIGPAYAQDIQNALEGAGTGAPATGSANGTSTGAATTEKRPSPLSEEESESPAGGAATRQTIDIPEGPLEETVTYETYPADTYGHDELGIADDEVLDLLRNMLLQRRFENRCRQMYQRQKISGFLHLYIGQEAVSTGSVNAIELGDDSVITAYRDHGMGLAMGITPEEGMAELFGKETGCSKGKGGSMHFFDAEKKMMGGHAIVGAHLPLGAGLAFAHKYRGEDNVCLCFFGDGAMHQGAFREACNLAGIYELPIVFVCENNQYAMGTAVDRAFSKPDLFKHGYNFDFPASLASGMDVFSVNKAVRDHVENYARQGQPSLLEVRTYRYQGHSITDPAEYRGEGELDQRQSQDAINRLQDYILDRGLATEADMEAIDEEVKERVKDAIDAANEASFPDEEAIYDDIYTQEDYPFIA
- a CDS encoding pyruvate dehydrogenase complex E1 component subunit beta, whose product is MATLEFRTALREAMTEEMERDDDIFLIGEEVAEYDGAYKVSKGMLDHFGSDRVIDSPISELGFAGLGIGAAMNGLRPIVEFMTFNFSFVAFDQVINNAPNMRYMSGGQFDIPIVFRGPNGAAGQLGATHSNSTEALYSNIPGLKVVSPSVPDDGKGLLKTAIRDDDPVVFLESELMYGMKREVSEESDYTIPIGSARVAREGDDVTIVAHSKSYHIAMDAAEALEEQGYEAEVIDPRTIKPLDIETIVESVVKTNRLVVIDESTPFTSVASEITHQVQDRAFDYLDAPILRVTAPDTPAPYAPNLMDAYMPGADETVDKCLRVLYAQ
- a CDS encoding polyprenol monophosphomannose synthase, translating into MPRCIIYVDFPCRHTVRQRPRRGRFRTLVRSHAFPSPPVPDPPPSSSDASPPDALVIIPTYNEADNISPVIDQVLEQSPPLSVLVVDDNSTDGTADLVRSKKTDAPDRVHLIERSGKLGLGTAYLRGFRYALAQDYTYICEMDADRSHDPNDLPRLIEPVQNGEVALAIGSRYVEGVRVINWPLSRLVLSYGAGVYTRAITRLPLLDVTAGFKCFHRRVLETLPLDRVNSDGYAFQVEMHYRTWRAGFQFTEVPVVFTERTEGESKMRREIVVEAALKVWELRLQDLLGRL